The proteins below come from a single Leptotrichia sp. oral taxon 223 genomic window:
- a CDS encoding bifunctional 2-polyprenyl-6-hydroxyphenol methylase/3-demethylubiquinol 3-O-methyltransferase UbiG, with the protein MEIKENDFEINIDNINVEEIMNKIRQNIKDKGYLEEEKINNFDFTPKISEEDNFRYDLDILNQVWNINLEREVLSRNKLFSFLKKVIRKLTRWYIVPMLQDQITFNSYAVRAINNLNKQLDKKNEEIIKLLNERDEGIKRLLDEKDERIKKLEKIEKENNFDMDYLAFEDKYRGSEESIQKLQEKFVRLYVGKDNILDIGCGRGEFMKTLLNAGKQYVFGMDINPQMVEKCKKDGLSVELKDGVNYLYDNDNLNLGGIFSSQVIEHLKPSQIVKLIKGAYKNLQEGSPLILETINPMALVTQTMAYTLDLTHRQYVHPFTIEMLLKEHGFKKVEFIYSSPVDTEAPVLKDNDMDQKELKKYNEKIRRMHEILFGYQDYAVIAWK; encoded by the coding sequence ATGGAAATAAAAGAAAATGACTTTGAAATAAATATAGACAATATTAATGTTGAAGAAATAATGAATAAAATAAGACAAAATATAAAAGATAAAGGATACTTGGAAGAAGAAAAAATAAATAATTTTGATTTCACTCCTAAAATAAGTGAAGAAGATAATTTTAGATATGATTTAGATATATTAAACCAAGTTTGGAATATTAATTTAGAAAGAGAAGTTTTGTCTAGGAATAAATTATTTTCATTTTTAAAAAAAGTAATTAGAAAATTGACAAGATGGTATATAGTTCCGATGCTACAGGATCAAATAACATTTAATTCATATGCTGTTAGAGCTATAAATAATTTGAATAAGCAATTAGATAAGAAAAATGAAGAAATAATAAAGCTATTAAACGAAAGGGATGAAGGAATAAAAAGATTATTAGATGAAAAAGATGAAAGAATAAAAAAATTAGAAAAAATAGAAAAAGAAAATAATTTTGATATGGATTATCTTGCTTTTGAAGATAAATATAGAGGTTCTGAAGAAAGTATACAAAAATTACAGGAAAAATTTGTAAGGTTATATGTCGGAAAAGATAATATACTGGATATAGGTTGTGGAAGAGGAGAGTTTATGAAAACTCTGCTAAATGCTGGAAAACAATATGTTTTTGGTATGGATATTAATCCGCAAATGGTTGAAAAATGTAAAAAAGATGGGTTATCAGTTGAATTAAAAGATGGGGTAAATTATTTATATGACAATGATAATCTAAATTTAGGAGGAATATTTTCATCACAAGTTATAGAGCATTTGAAACCATCACAAATAGTAAAATTAATAAAAGGAGCATATAAAAATCTTCAAGAAGGAAGTCCTCTAATTCTTGAAACAATAAATCCAATGGCATTGGTGACACAAACTATGGCATATACACTGGATTTGACACATAGACAGTATGTTCATCCGTTTACAATTGAAATGCTGTTAAAGGAACATGGATTTAAAAAAGTAGAATTTATTTACAGTTCTCCTGTTGATACAGAAGCTCCTGTACTTAAAGATAATGATATGGATCAAAAAGAATTAAAAAAATATAATGAAAAAATTAGAAGAATGCATGAAATATTATTTGGATATCAAGATTATGCGGTAATTGCATGGAAGTGA
- a CDS encoding glycosyltransferase family 4 protein gives MKKIAFIVPWYGDKIPGGAETETRNIVKNLTKKGIEIEILTTCVEKFSSDWNKNYYKEGNYEESGIKIKRFKIRKRDNKKFDNVNALLMQGKRINFEEEQIFFQEMIRSTDLENYIEKNIDSYSLFCFIPYMFGTTYWGVKKVKNKSVLIPCLHDEAYAYMESLKEIFKLSLGCIFLAKPEKELAEKLFGLKGTKKKVIGGGLDINISEDFSGFKEKYNLKNPYVLYAGRKDKGKNIDLLIEYFKKFKEKNSDNLDLVLIGGGQLEIPKEIKGCVHDLGFINIEDKYKAYANAVTLVQPSVNESFSIVIMESWLTGRPVIVNNNCEVTKNFAMESNGGLYFNNYFEFEEILKFYINNPDIVNKMGQNGKEYVLKNFDKEIVTKKYIDFFKELVGEKN, from the coding sequence ATGAAAAAAATAGCATTTATAGTTCCGTGGTACGGAGATAAAATACCAGGTGGAGCTGAAACTGAAACGAGAAATATAGTTAAAAATTTGACTAAAAAAGGAATAGAAATAGAAATACTTACAACTTGTGTAGAAAAGTTTTCTTCGGATTGGAATAAAAATTATTACAAAGAAGGTAATTATGAAGAAAGTGGAATAAAAATAAAAAGATTTAAAATTAGAAAAAGAGATAATAAGAAATTCGATAATGTGAATGCTTTACTTATGCAAGGAAAAAGAATAAATTTTGAAGAAGAACAGATATTTTTTCAAGAAATGATTAGAAGTACAGATTTAGAGAATTATATTGAAAAAAATATAGATAGTTACTCATTATTTTGTTTTATTCCATATATGTTTGGAACGACATATTGGGGTGTGAAAAAAGTGAAAAATAAATCTGTGTTAATTCCTTGTTTACATGATGAAGCCTATGCATATATGGAAAGTTTAAAAGAAATTTTTAAATTATCTTTAGGCTGCATTTTTTTAGCTAAGCCTGAAAAAGAATTAGCAGAAAAATTATTTGGGTTAAAAGGGACTAAAAAGAAAGTTATAGGTGGCGGATTAGATATAAATATTTCAGAGGATTTTAGTGGATTTAAAGAAAAGTACAACTTAAAAAATCCGTATGTTTTATATGCAGGAAGAAAAGATAAGGGTAAAAATATTGACTTATTAATAGAATATTTTAAAAAATTTAAAGAAAAAAATAGTGACAACTTAGACTTGGTTTTAATTGGAGGTGGACAACTTGAAATTCCAAAAGAAATAAAAGGTTGTGTTCATGATTTAGGCTTTATTAATATAGAAGATAAATATAAAGCCTATGCAAATGCAGTAACACTTGTTCAGCCATCAGTAAATGAAAGTTTTTCAATAGTTATAATGGAATCTTGGCTGACAGGAAGACCAGTGATTGTAAATAATAATTGTGAAGTAACAAAAAATTTTGCAATGGAATCAAATGGTGGATTATATTTTAATAATTATTTTGAGTTTGAAGAAATTTTAAAATTTTATATTAATAATCCAGATATAGTAAATAAGATGGGACAAAATGGTAAAGAATATGTTTTAAAAAATTTCGATAAAGAAATTGTTACAAAAAAATATATAGATTTCTTTAAAGAGTTAGTAGGTGAGAAAAATTAA
- a CDS encoding glycosyltransferase — translation MRKIKIIQVLPTISYGDAVSNDAINIDKILKKNGYETELYAENIDKKLKDKVFKISKLKKVNKNDILIYHKSTGTDLSFWLEKYKCKKIMRYHNITPGKYLEKYNKYLYNLVEYGRKGLEYASKYFNYSLAVSDYNKNELDELRYKNTMTLPVLIPFEDYKKEPDKKVIKKYSDSKKNILFVGRITPNKAQEDIIKSFYYYKKYVNKDSRLILVGNDSGFENYSDLLKKLIKELGLESDVVFPGHIKFEEILAFYRVADLFLCMSEHEGFCVPLVESMFFEVPILAYNSSAIKGTLGNSGIIVNKKDYFLISELMNLILSDENIKKEIIKNQNKRLEDFQLEKVEKKLLEFIKRIGG, via the coding sequence GTGAGAAAAATTAAAATAATACAAGTTTTACCAACGATTAGCTATGGAGATGCAGTTAGCAATGATGCAATAAATATTGATAAAATTTTAAAAAAAAATGGATATGAAACAGAGCTTTATGCAGAAAATATAGACAAAAAATTAAAAGATAAAGTTTTTAAAATAAGTAAATTAAAAAAAGTAAATAAAAATGATATTTTAATTTATCATAAGTCAACTGGAACAGATTTAAGTTTTTGGCTGGAAAAATACAAATGTAAAAAGATAATGAGATACCATAATATTACCCCAGGAAAATATTTAGAGAAATATAATAAATATCTGTATAATTTAGTGGAATATGGTAGAAAAGGTTTAGAATATGCAAGCAAATATTTCAATTATAGTTTGGCAGTCTCAGATTATAATAAAAATGAACTTGATGAATTAAGATATAAAAATACAATGACATTACCTGTATTAATTCCTTTTGAAGACTACAAGAAAGAACCTGATAAAAAAGTTATAAAAAAATATTCAGATAGTAAAAAAAATATATTATTTGTAGGAAGAATTACTCCAAATAAGGCACAAGAAGATATAATAAAATCTTTTTATTACTACAAAAAGTATGTAAATAAAGATTCAAGGTTAATTTTAGTTGGAAATGACAGCGGATTTGAAAACTATTCAGATTTATTGAAAAAATTAATTAAAGAATTGGGATTGGAAAGTGATGTTGTGTTTCCTGGACATATAAAATTTGAAGAGATATTGGCTTTCTATAGAGTGGCAGATTTATTTTTATGTATGAGTGAACATGAAGGATTTTGTGTACCATTGGTAGAAAGCATGTTTTTTGAAGTTCCAATTTTAGCATATAACAGTAGTGCAATAAAAGGTACTTTGGGAAATAGTGGAATAATTGTAAATAAAAAAGATTATTTTTTAATATCAGAATTGATGAATCTTATTCTTTCAGATGAAAACATTAAAAAAGAAATTATAAAGAATCAAAATAAAAGACTTGAGGATTTTCAGTTGGAAAAAGTAGAAAAAAAATTGTTAGAATTTATCAAGCGAATAGGTGGATAA
- a CDS encoding glycosyltransferase family 4 protein, with the protein MKKKILFVVQRYGLEVNGGAELHCRQLAERLIGDYDVSVLTTCAIDYVTWKNEYEAGTEYINGVKVIRKKVDFERNQNKFNKISEKINNDKENKDLGIEWQKAQGPHSSELIKYLKDYKKNYDVIIFLTYLYYTTYFGLQIAPEKSILIPTAHDEPPIYYSIFNDTFNLPNTILYSTTAERNFVNKKFKNDYIKSDIVGLGVDIDENAADIDLEKVFGIKDDYIVYIGRIDESKGCKEMFEDFLEYKKIYNNNLKLILAGKGVMKIPKNKDIIALGFVSEEEKVNLIRKSKLLVLPSKFESLSLSTLEAMYLKVPVLLNGKCEVLKMHAIQSNAGLYFESKYEFIEALNFMISHSKIMRKMGENGIKYVGNNYKWDVVMKKLKNAIEDI; encoded by the coding sequence ATGAAAAAAAAAATTTTATTTGTTGTTCAAAGATATGGTTTGGAAGTTAATGGTGGAGCAGAATTACATTGTAGACAATTAGCTGAAAGGCTTATAGGGGATTATGATGTATCAGTTTTAACTACTTGTGCAATAGATTATGTTACATGGAAAAATGAATATGAAGCGGGAACAGAGTATATAAATGGTGTAAAAGTTATAAGAAAAAAAGTTGATTTTGAAAGGAATCAAAATAAATTTAATAAAATATCTGAAAAAATAAATAATGATAAGGAGAATAAAGATTTAGGAATAGAATGGCAAAAAGCTCAAGGTCCTCATTCATCAGAATTAATAAAATATCTTAAAGATTATAAAAAAAATTATGACGTTATTATTTTTCTTACATACTTGTATTATACAACTTATTTTGGATTACAAATTGCACCAGAAAAGAGTATATTAATTCCTACAGCTCATGATGAACCACCGATATATTACAGTATTTTTAACGATACTTTTAACTTGCCGAACACAATATTATATTCAACTACAGCAGAAAGAAACTTTGTAAATAAAAAATTTAAAAATGATTATATAAAAAGTGATATAGTCGGTTTGGGTGTAGATATTGATGAAAATGCAGCAGATATAGATTTAGAAAAAGTATTTGGTATAAAAGATGATTACATTGTTTATATAGGTAGAATTGATGAATCTAAAGGTTGTAAAGAAATGTTTGAAGATTTTTTAGAATATAAAAAAATATACAATAATAATTTAAAATTGATATTAGCAGGTAAAGGTGTTATGAAAATACCTAAAAATAAGGATATAATTGCTCTAGGTTTTGTATCTGAAGAAGAAAAAGTTAATTTGATCAGAAAATCTAAATTATTGGTGTTACCTTCAAAATTTGAAAGTTTATCATTATCTACTTTAGAAGCAATGTATTTAAAAGTTCCCGTTTTATTAAATGGGAAATGTGAAGTTTTAAAAATGCATGCTATACAAAGTAATGCAGGATTATATTTTGAAAGCAAATATGAATTTATTGAAGCACTGAATTTTATGATTAGTCATTCTAAAATAATGAGAAAAATGGGAGAAAATGGAATAAAATATGTTGGAAATAATTATAAATGGGATGTTGTAATGAAGAAATTAAAAAATGCTATTGAAGATATATAA
- the rfbF gene encoding glucose-1-phosphate cytidylyltransferase — MKVVLLAGGFGTRLSEETYAIPKPMLEIGGRPVLWHIMKIYSYYGFNEFIICCGYKGYVIKEYFANYFLHASDVTIDIKNNNIEVHNTKSEPWKITLVDTGLETMTGGRIKRIQKYVENEPFLLTYGDGVSDVNIKDLVEYHEKTGKLLTVTAYKPQGRFGALDLDEKDDVKSFLEKPAGDNMWINAGYFVCQPEVFDYIKDGDQTVFEKRPLEELAKDGNMNAFKHSGFWKPMDILRDNKELNAMWDKNEAPWKVWE; from the coding sequence ATGAAAGTTGTTTTACTTGCGGGAGGATTCGGCACTAGATTAAGTGAAGAAACTTATGCAATTCCTAAACCTATGTTGGAAATAGGAGGTAGGCCTGTATTATGGCACATAATGAAAATATATTCCTATTATGGGTTCAATGAATTTATCATTTGTTGTGGATATAAAGGGTATGTAATTAAAGAATATTTTGCCAATTATTTTTTGCATGCCAGCGATGTCACAATAGATATAAAAAATAATAATATTGAAGTTCATAATACAAAATCTGAACCATGGAAAATAACACTTGTGGATACAGGTTTAGAAACAATGACAGGTGGACGTATAAAAAGAATTCAGAAATATGTTGAAAATGAACCTTTTTTATTGACTTACGGTGATGGCGTATCAGATGTAAATATAAAAGATTTAGTAGAATATCATGAAAAAACTGGTAAATTATTAACTGTGACAGCTTATAAGCCACAAGGAAGATTTGGAGCATTGGATTTAGATGAAAAAGATGACGTTAAAAGTTTTCTTGAAAAACCTGCAGGAGATAATATGTGGATTAATGCAGGATATTTTGTTTGTCAACCTGAAGTATTTGATTATATAAAAGACGGCGATCAAACTGTTTTTGAAAAAAGGCCTCTTGAAGAATTAGCCAAAGACGGTAATATGAATGCGTTTAAACATTCAGGATTTTGGAAACCTATGGATATATTAAGAGACAACAAGGAATTAAATGCTATGTGGGACAAAAATGAAGCTCCATGGAAAGTATGGGAATAA
- the rfbG gene encoding CDP-glucose 4,6-dehydratase has product MEYFNGVYKGKMVLVTGHTGFKGSWLSIWLKELGANVIGYALDPYTQKDNFVFSGLENKIVDIRGDIRDKKHLKEVFDKYKPEFVFHLAAQPLVRLSYDNPVETYETNVMGTINVLECIRETPEVKIGIMITTDKCYENKEQIWGYRETDPLGGYDPYSSSKGAAEIAIGSWRSSYFNPKDYDKHGKSIASVRAGNVIGGGDWSLDRVIPDCIRALEKGEPINIRNPKAIRPWEHVLEPLNGYLSLGQKMYEEPNKYSEAWNFGPNIEGIVPVWEIGKKIIENYGKGSLKDVSNLNEIHEAQLLALDVTKAKFRLNWKSRWNIDKTIEKTVEWYKKYNTEDVYELCVKQIREFIES; this is encoded by the coding sequence ATGGAATATTTTAATGGAGTCTATAAAGGAAAAATGGTTTTAGTAACAGGACATACTGGTTTTAAGGGTTCTTGGTTATCAATATGGTTAAAGGAATTAGGGGCAAATGTTATTGGGTATGCACTGGATCCGTATACTCAAAAAGATAACTTTGTTTTTTCGGGTCTAGAAAATAAAATAGTTGACATTAGAGGAGACATAAGAGATAAAAAACATTTAAAAGAAGTTTTCGATAAATACAAGCCGGAATTTGTATTTCATTTAGCTGCACAACCATTAGTAAGGCTATCTTATGACAACCCTGTTGAAACATACGAAACAAATGTTATGGGAACTATAAATGTATTGGAATGTATTAGAGAAACACCAGAGGTTAAAATAGGAATAATGATAACAACTGATAAATGTTATGAAAATAAAGAACAGATATGGGGGTATAGAGAAACAGATCCTTTAGGTGGATATGATCCGTATTCATCTTCAAAAGGTGCAGCTGAAATAGCAATAGGTTCCTGGAGAAGTTCCTACTTTAATCCAAAAGATTATGATAAGCATGGAAAGTCTATTGCAAGTGTCAGGGCAGGAAATGTTATTGGTGGTGGAGACTGGTCATTAGATCGTGTAATTCCTGACTGTATAAGAGCTCTTGAAAAAGGCGAACCAATAAATATAAGAAACCCAAAAGCTATAAGACCATGGGAGCATGTTTTAGAGCCATTGAATGGTTACCTGTCATTAGGCCAAAAAATGTATGAAGAACCAAATAAATATTCAGAAGCATGGAATTTTGGTCCAAATATTGAAGGGATTGTTCCAGTGTGGGAAATAGGCAAAAAAATAATAGAAAATTATGGGAAAGGTTCGTTGAAAGATGTTTCAAATCTAAATGAAATTCATGAAGCTCAGCTTCTTGCTTTAGATGTTACTAAAGCTAAATTCAGATTGAACTGGAAATCTAGATGGAATATAGATAAAACAATAGAGAAAACAGTTGAATGGTATAAAAAATATAATACTGAAGATGTTTATGAGTTATGTGTGAAACAGATTAGGGAATTTATTGAAAGTTAA
- a CDS encoding glycosyltransferase family 2 protein, producing the protein MKISIVIPCYNEEDNVIPICHALKEMFAKDLPKYEYELIFIDNKSKDNTRERLRLLCKEDLRVKAIFNIKNFGQSNSPFYALFQSSGDCTVFCSADFQDPIEMIPVMVHEWEKGHKVITTIRTGTKENKFMYFLRTVYYKLIKAMSKEEMIEHFTGFGLYDKSFISILKNLNEPMPLLRGLVAEYAPDHKSIEYEHQLRKSGKSSNNFFTLFDLAMLSFTSYTKSGLRIATFFGFAVSLISILISIVYFVLKILFWNKFVIGTAPILIGVFFLGGLQLFFIGLLGEYIMNMNLRIMNRPLVIEEERINFDENKKDEQEN; encoded by the coding sequence ATGAAAATATCAATAGTTATACCCTGTTATAATGAAGAAGATAATGTGATACCTATATGTCACGCTTTAAAGGAGATGTTTGCCAAAGATCTCCCAAAATATGAATATGAATTAATATTTATAGACAATAAATCAAAAGATAACACAAGAGAGAGACTTCGTTTATTGTGTAAAGAAGATTTACGTGTAAAAGCTATTTTTAATATAAAGAATTTTGGACAAAGCAACAGTCCTTTTTATGCATTATTTCAAAGTTCAGGAGATTGTACAGTATTTTGTTCTGCTGATTTTCAAGATCCTATTGAAATGATACCTGTTATGGTACATGAATGGGAAAAAGGACATAAAGTTATTACAACAATAAGAACAGGAACTAAAGAAAATAAGTTTATGTATTTTTTGAGAACGGTATATTACAAACTAATTAAAGCAATGAGTAAAGAAGAAATGATAGAACATTTTACTGGTTTTGGATTATACGATAAAAGCTTTATTAGTATATTAAAAAATTTAAATGAACCTATGCCTCTTTTAAGAGGATTAGTAGCTGAGTATGCTCCTGATCATAAATCAATAGAATATGAGCACCAACTTAGAAAGAGTGGAAAAAGTTCAAATAATTTTTTCACTCTATTTGACTTAGCGATGCTTAGTTTTACTAGCTACACCAAAAGTGGTCTTAGAATAGCAACTTTTTTTGGATTTGCAGTATCTTTAATCAGTATTTTAATTTCTATAGTATACTTTGTTTTAAAAATTTTGTTCTGGAATAAATTTGTTATAGGAACAGCTCCTATATTGATAGGTGTATTTTTTTTAGGAGGACTTCAATTGTTTTTTATAGGACTGCTTGGAGAATATATTATGAATATGAATTTGCGAATTATGAATAGACCACTGGTAATCGAGGAAGAAAGAATAAATTTTGACGAAAATAAAAAAGATGAACAGGAGAACTAG
- a CDS encoding thiamine pyrophosphate-binding protein encodes MKVADYLVGSLIKMGITDVFGIPGGVVLEFVYALNKRTENIKTHLLHHEQNAGFAALGYAQSTQKMGVAFGTKGPGILNLTSSIAEAYSDSIPSLFITAHSLDDTSDKMRFIEDQEINIIPIFESITKYCVRVNNADSFIDELKKSIYLANSGRKGPVVIDISSKIWSSEVLETELEKEVLENVNDSKNTFEDAVLSIEKNLNESKRPLLLIGDGIRQAGIEKEVIEFSEKNKIPVIYSRGCQDIMSGSKMAFGYVGSHGIRYTNYILSEADLLISLGNRLSFPIKSKSFLDIFNKCKLIRCDIDENEFIREIPNSKNFQCNVKDVLKELLNKNIENNNISEWLNTCNRIKEILWDSDTNTPVNEIAHLLDSLRDTGAIVGDVGNNEFWLSRAYEFSKNSNKILFSRSLGTMGCSIGKAIGAYYSLKKNIVCFIGDQALQMNPQELQFISNNKLPIWIVVINNNSSGMIKSRQIRRYNSEFLLTTEETGYSVVNLEKLSNVYDFSYIQVESIEDIDNKLIDCDYTKPLFINFIVDENIDLEISLPIGNSCKDMEPKLSKEIYEKLNLNIDYKKGKKCSN; translated from the coding sequence ATGAAAGTTGCCGATTATTTAGTTGGAAGTCTAATAAAGATGGGAATTACAGATGTTTTTGGTATACCTGGCGGAGTTGTTCTTGAATTTGTATACGCTTTAAATAAAAGAACAGAAAATATAAAAACGCACCTTTTACATCATGAACAAAATGCTGGTTTTGCAGCTCTTGGATATGCACAATCTACTCAAAAGATGGGGGTAGCGTTTGGAACAAAAGGTCCTGGAATTTTAAATTTAACAAGTTCCATAGCAGAAGCTTATTCTGATTCTATTCCTTCGTTGTTTATAACAGCACACTCACTTGATGATACGAGTGATAAGATGAGATTTATTGAAGATCAGGAAATAAATATAATTCCTATTTTTGAATCTATTACAAAGTATTGTGTTAGAGTAAATAATGCAGATTCTTTTATTGATGAATTGAAAAAATCTATCTATTTAGCTAATTCAGGAAGGAAAGGACCAGTTGTAATTGATATATCTTCAAAAATTTGGAGTAGTGAAGTTTTAGAAACAGAATTAGAAAAAGAAGTTTTAGAAAATGTGAATGATTCCAAAAATACTTTTGAAGATGCTGTTTTATCAATTGAAAAAAATCTTAATGAATCAAAAAGACCATTATTACTTATAGGTGATGGAATAAGGCAGGCAGGAATTGAAAAAGAAGTTATTGAATTTTCTGAAAAAAATAAAATTCCAGTTATCTATAGTAGAGGGTGTCAAGATATTATGTCAGGTTCAAAGATGGCTTTTGGTTATGTAGGAAGTCATGGCATTAGATATACGAATTATATATTATCAGAAGCAGACTTGTTAATTAGTCTTGGAAATAGATTATCTTTTCCTATAAAATCAAAAAGCTTTCTAGATATTTTTAATAAATGTAAATTGATTAGATGTGATATAGATGAAAATGAATTCATACGAGAAATTCCAAATAGTAAAAACTTCCAATGTAATGTAAAAGATGTTTTGAAAGAACTTCTTAATAAAAATATAGAAAATAATAATATATCCGAATGGTTAAATACCTGTAATAGAATAAAAGAAATTCTTTGGGATAGTGATACTAATACGCCTGTAAACGAAATAGCGCATTTATTAGATAGTCTTAGAGATACAGGAGCTATTGTTGGAGATGTTGGAAATAATGAATTTTGGTTATCAAGGGCTTATGAATTTTCTAAAAATAGTAATAAGATATTGTTTTCAAGATCGCTTGGAACAATGGGATGTTCAATTGGAAAAGCAATTGGTGCATATTATTCTTTGAAAAAAAATATTGTTTGTTTTATAGGTGATCAGGCACTTCAAATGAATCCGCAAGAATTACAGTTTATTTCTAATAATAAATTACCTATATGGATTGTAGTTATTAATAATAATTCTTCAGGAATGATTAAATCAAGACAGATTAGAAGATATAATTCAGAATTTTTATTAACAACAGAAGAAACAGGTTATAGTGTAGTTAATTTAGAAAAACTTTCTAATGTATATGATTTTAGCTATATTCAAGTAGAATCAATAGAAGATATTGATAATAAATTAATAGATTGTGACTATACAAAACCATTATTTATTAATTTTATAGTTGATGAAAACATAGATCTGGAAATATCTTTACCTATAGGAAATAGTTGTAAAGATATGGAGCCTAAACTAAGTAAAGAAATTTATGAAAAATTGAATTTAAATATAGATTATAAAAAGGGGAAAAAATGCTCGAATTAA